The DNA window GAACATATTATGCACTAGATCTTGGGGGTACTAATTTTAGGGTCTTACGGCTTCAGCTAGGAGGTGAAAGGTCATTGATATTGTCAAAAGATGTGGAAAGTCAACCTGTTCCTCAGCACTTGATGACAAGCCCTAGCGAGGTGACTGAGTCTGTACTCTTTTTCGGCTTTTCTTTGTTGGATAAAGGctagaatatttaaaatatttgtttatagtgattaaatttatatcttcTTTGTCCTGCAGGACCTCTTTGACTATATTGCGTCAACGTTAAAGCAGTTCactgaaaaagaagaaaatgttTCCGAGTTTTCTGCCCTTAGAAGAAGAGAACTTGGATTTACATTTTCTTTCCCGGTGAAACAAATGTCCATCCGTTCAGGGATCCTTATCAAGTGGACAAAAGGATATCATGTTGAAGACATGGTTAGTCGGATAAAATTCTGATATTAATATCATTGCTTAGGTGCTTTATATTAGGACAGAATTTTGGTTTGTAAATGAATGGTAATTTCTGGTTTACTAACGAGAAGGGGAAAAGCCAACGATGGCTTTCTATATAGCATTTAGTACACTTCTTTTCATGCTGTAACAGATCACAGTAAACTTGTTATTTGGCATATTTTTCTCTCTTTATTGCTTAATAAGCAAAGGTGCAAATTCTTACTAGTGTATTGCATGCATGATTTAGGTTGGAAGAGAGgtagttgaacgtttacaagcagGACTGACCAGGAACGGTTTAGATATGCAGGTTGCAGTATTGGTAAGCATTATGTTTTTCTTGGAACACTATTCGTCGAAAATACTGAACAACTATCATAGTTATTATTTCTTTCGAGTGTTAGGGTAAATGAAAAGTGGCATGTCTTTGTAGTTTCAGTTATGATTCTTTTTTTCAGTCACCTAGTATGCTTTAGTTTGCTCTTGCGGAACCTGGCTTATACGATAAATATATCATATACTTGGTTCAGGGATAGACTCAGGATTAAAGTCTTGTGGGGGGCAGAGCTGGCTGTTAATTTTatctaaacaaaaacaaatttagtGGATTTATGCTTTTCTTCAAGTTAAAAATCATCAATTTGGTTGAATGCGTATATGTATTATCATATTAAcatctatttttataattgaatattacATATTTACATTTacatttacattttaattttatgttttgaaaaattcaCACCATGatcttattaataatataacattACAAATTTCTTGTAAAAAGCATATATACGAGAAAACTGGCAAGTTTGTGAATAGAGAAAGACGTAAGGAGAGACCATTTATGAGGGACTTGTGTAAGTGGAGGGAGAGGAAGAGGGCTGTCAGTTGTAGATATTTGTAGTGGTGGTCTTGGTCAGAACAATAGATGTAGGATGTCATATGAGTCGGTAAATATCATCTTTGATATATTGTTGACATTAATTACTGTATCAAATAGAAGAAACAAACTAGAAGGGAGAAGAAATAcaagtttatttttgttttgagcAGGTAAATGATACTGTGGGAACATTAGCTCTTGGTCATTATCATGATGCTGACACTGTTGCTGCAGTAATAATTGGGACTGGTACTAATGCTTGCTATCTAGAACGAGCGGATGCTATTATTAAGTGTCAAGGTCTGGTTACAGCTTCTGGAGTCATGGTATCCTTTCGTATGTCTTGTTCCTACATTTCATCTGTAAAATGATATGTTCGTCTACTCACGTTGTTCCATATCTTTTAATTAGGCTGTCAACATGGAATGGGGAAATTTTTGGTCATCCCATTTGCCAAGAACAACATATGATATTGATTTGGACGCTGAAAGCCCTAATCCATATGATCAGGTGCGtagaattagttttttttttccttctttttcatATGAATTTTGATGAAGAAACATCTCAATGTTGTATGGATTTCACTGCAGGGTTTTGAGAAAATGATATCAGGAATGTATCTCGGTGACATTGTTAGGAGAGTGATTCTTAGAATGGCACAAGAGTCGGATATATTTGGACCTCCGTCTTCCAGATTGTCGACACCCTTTATTTTGAAGTATGTTtgaacccccccccccccccctcttgcCCGCGCTTGCTTTTACATAGTCCTGTTACCAATTTTGTTTCTATTATGGCATAGACTGATATTcttcgtcaattttttttttatctctgaAGAACGCCTCTAATGGCTAAAATGCACGACGATGACTCTCCTGATCTGAAGGAAGTAGCTGACATCTTGAAAGAAACTTTCGGGGTAGGTTCAGTGCATCACAGGCATAGCTTATTCAGTTTTGCTGTATTATATGTTAAAAGTTAGATGACTGCCATGATTTGAATACGATTTGAATGCATATTGGAATTGCTTACTTTGTATTAGATCTCAGAAGCTCCTTTGAAGGTCAGAAAGCTTGTTGTCAGAATATGTGATGTGGTGACGAGGAGGGCTGCCCGTCTGGCAGCCGCTGGCATTGTGGGAATCTTAAAGAAGATCGGGCGCGATGGTACAGGAGGCATCACCAGCGGACGAGGAGGAAGAAGTGACATAAAAATGAGAAGAACGGTGGTGGCGATCGAAGGTGGTTTGTACACAAGCTATACAATGTTCAGAGAGTACTTGCATGAAGCCTTCAATGAATTACTTGGGGAAGAAGTCGCCCAACATGTGATTCTGAAGGCCACAGAAGATGGATCAGGCATCGGAGCAGCTCTTCTTGCCGCTTCATATTCTTCCTACACTGTGGATAGGGTACATCAGccgtaaaatataaattatatattttttataaatatatatacatatagccCCCTGTAAATGTagattttcttttgtttttcaataTATTAAAAGGGTTGTTTCTAAAAATATCATGTTTCCATATTGGTCCCCATTCTTTATTTTTTCCACTTTCGTATTCTCTTGTATATTAAGGTTGCAATGAAAATTTTCTTCCTTGATCAAGAATTGAGTACTTAAGTTATGTTTTTGTTCAAGAAGTCTAATTTTCATTACATTTTTTTCAAGAACAATGAGCTTGATGTCTGAAACGCTTCAGGTCCCAAATTTGACAGATAGTGACAAAAATTGGATCTTTTCAAACAAAATAAACCCAAGGGTCAATTGCCATGTAAATATTGATTTTCATGGTAGCTTACCCCTAATAGGCCAATACGTTTAAAGCTTGAGCAAAGGTTAATCCGAtttctaaattaaaattcaattagaCTAGTCATAATACTTTTACCTATAGAAAAGATCATGAAAGAGGCGATCAGAATGACACTCTAATCCATTTCTGATTCCGAAATTTTAGACGCATTGCACTTCTGCTCGGGTCGAGGCTGCCATTCCAACTCGATCTTTGAATTTGCAACTAAGGACAAATGACCAACTCTCAGTCATATTGATCACTTAAAGATTAATCTCTAAATCAGGTAAAGTaaagatgattttttttatgtcaatTAAGGATAATAATGGATCATTCCGGTCTCTAAACTTGTTTATACTTTACAATTTTTGTTCTAAAGAGAGTATTGTTCTTAATCGATTAAAATGGCTGAAATATTGTGTTATTTGACTCCGAGTCTTAAGTTGAGGACCGAGTTGACATTTTACCCTTTAAAACTCACTATGAATCAGACCCTAGCCCAACCCAAACATCGATTCGATCGTGCCCGCCGAACTCTGCGTAACCACGCAGCAAAATTCGTTCTTCCTGCTCACACTCAACACTAACAATGGCAACTGAGAACAAGCCGAAGCCCGACAGCAAGAAAAGGAAGCAATTTCTTCCCCATAATGTATCTTTCAATCACTCTATCATTTAATTCGTCCATTATTGCCGTTAGCTATTGCTTATTAAACGCAGCCGTTTTAAATTAGGTTTTTATGCGTGTTGCAGAAGCCAGTGAAGAAGAAGGGGTCGTATCCACTGCACCCAGGAGTTCAGGGCTTCTTCATTACTTGTGACGGTGGTAgagaacgtcaagcttctcaTGAAGCTATTAATGTTATTGATTctgtaagtttttttttcttccaattttgtttttatcccttactattaatattttggaaaaatggtttttttttctttgcctcattatttgtttttgtaattaagCTTTGTAACCTGTGTATCCTTTTGTCCTGTTTGAATTTTGATTCAGCTAGGTTTTGAAAGGAATTGTTAAGAGAAACTCTTTGTGGTTGAATTATATGTGTAAAAAAATTCTAGTGAAACTCGGCCGACGGACCGAGTATATCTCTGgctgaaatttttataaagacTTGGTAATTTTGACTATAAAATGATGAATTGGAAATCTTTGGTAATTTTGACTACAATGTGAATATTGCTTTGATTTGGATTTCATGCCTTTACTGACAGGCCATATTTGCACTGTGATTTTAgggaattttcataaataatctCATTTTACCCATgtgctttcattttttttggtatatgAATCATCTCGGTTTTGTTCTTGTCTTGCAACCGAAAAACCGTTCGGCTTGGGCATTCGCAAATTTTATGCCCTTTTCATACTGTACTAAATTTTAGCATGAAAGCACTTTCAAAGTAGTAAACTATCTCTTCCTCTTACAAATGAGGTGAAGTTTCGGTTTCTGTTGCAGTTTTATGAAGAGCTAGTCTATTCAAAAGATTCCACAAGTGTGAAACTCAACGAGTTGCCTAATAAGCCcttaaataaaaagataaattttgtttattcggatgatgaagaagaagacgaTGATAATTGCGTGGAAGGAAAACCGGAGGAAAAGGAAAAGGAAGATGAAAAGGAGGACAAGGTAGAAAAGAATAGTTCAGAGGCTCATCCGGCCAATGATGCTGAGAATGATAAGCCAACAGATGAAAAGTCGGATTCTCCTATTTTGGAGAAGACTTGCCATAAAAGTCAAACAGAAGAAAGCACTAATGACGTTGAAGTAGGTGCTAAAGACGGTGAACATCGAATTAATGAAGCCGAAGAGCCTTCAGCAAAGAAGCAATGTGTAGAATTGTCTGTTTCAAAAAATGTTGTCCATGAAAAGGTGGAGAAGAAATCAATTGATAGGCTTATCGAAGAGGAACTTAAAGAACTTGGAGATAAAAGTAAGGTGTGTATACTGCCTCCTTTCACCATTGACTTTCATGTATTTTATGAAATGTTCATTTAGTTGTATGTCATGCTCTGGCTCTTCAAAATCGTTTGCAAAGCGTTATTCTGATGACCACTTTGTAGGCATCTGGCAGTACTAGTACTTCACCCCAAACAAGCCTATAGCTCGCAACTAACTTAAAGCTGATATCTGCTTAAGGGTGAATCACTCTAAGGACCTTTTGGACTTAgcttatgtattttttttagacTTCATGTGCAGTTCCTGTTGTTTTTGTGAATATTAGAGAAGTATAGCGTCCGACCTTGCTGTTTTGACTGTATATAACTGCATCATAATTGATAcgactttttaattttgtcatgTTTGAGCAGAGGCGCTTTGTGAGCCTTGATTCGGGTTGTAATGGTGTTGTCTTTGTCCAAATGCGCAAAAGTGAAAACGACCCTTCTCCTACAGAAATTGTAcatcatatgatgacatcaacTGCATCAACAAAGAAACACATGTCAAGGTTTGTTAATTGCTGATTTTCCGTGTAGCTTATGAATGCATGGTTTTGAACCAGTACTGGCTGGATCTTTATGCTTTCTCTGTACTAGCTCACATTTATGGGATTCAATACTCAATAGTCATGTGATTTGCCATATTGGCATCAAATATCTCGCTTGACGTTTATGTCTTTATGAGAATAGTGCTGCACTATTTCAGGGTGCTAAAACTCTTTCTTCTTTCCAAATATAGGTTCCTATTAAGAGTTTTACCTGTTGAAGTTTCATGCTATCCTTCAGAAGAGGAAATCTCAAAAGCAATGGGAGCCATTGTGGAAAAACATTTTCCAGCTGACACACAAAACCCACAAAAGGTACTTCATCAAACACAATCTATGCCTTTGTTCTTTAGCTTTcatgataaataaattacaaagcACCAACTCTTTTATCAGAGTTCTTGTCCAAGTCTCGTAGACCAAAATAATATAGGACTAATTGACCTGTTAACCTGCCTATTAATAGATAGTGTATTATAGAGATTAACAGTTGTTAGTTGGAATTCAAAGGTCGGTAAAAGGACAAGGTATGGCAGGAATGCCTTCTAAAACGTAGCAACCGCTGCCCTTTCTTaactttcattttatatttttagagtaATTGATGGCTTCACTTCGTGCATATGCCATTTATGAATATTTATTTAGCTGCTGCTAGTTTTGCCCACCTTgccaatttaaatttattctttGCAGTTTGCGGTACTCTATGGAGCTCGCGCAAACACGGGCATTGACAAGATGAAAATTATAAATGCGGTTGCGAAATCCATTCCTTTACCTCATAAAGTCGATCTTACCAATCCTGGCAAGTCTATCATTGTTGAAATTGTTAAGGTAATAAACAAGCTTAATTGTTCCTCAGACTATACTCATTTGTGACACTAAAatcttcaacttttttttttttgcatatcTGTCTCACTTTTTGATGAAGCTTAAATATTGTACAGAAATTTCACTAAAATGTCTTGTTTGTGAATTGTCAGACTGTATGCTTGATTGGCGTGGTTGAGAAGTACAAAGAGTTGGGGAAGTATAACCTGAGGCAGCTTACATTACCAAAATAGTTGTCCATGCTTCAGGCATTATATGTAGAATTTTCACTGTTTTTACAAACATCCATGAGATGGTTGATTTGTTAGCACAttgtctatttaatttttttctttactttgaTATAGGATCCACACCTCTACTTTGATGCTTAAATATTCTAGtgggttttaaattttatttaatgtggTTCATGATGCATATTATTTTTCCATTGAAGTAATTTGAAAAATCATATTTGGCTAAAAATTAATGgaaattcttaattattttttgatatctttttactcttatttattgcttatttttAATGATCtgaaaaatctaaatgtttatgCGCTTAAATCAATACTAATTAATTTGTTTGATATCTTTTGACTCTGTTTATTACTATTATAATTAggtttaatgattgaaaaatctaaaagtttatGTACTTTAtccatactaattaattttttttacttatagCATGTTTTGAAGGTTTTTATTATGATTGGAAGGATTTTATctatactaattaaaaaatctaaatatttattacCATCATTATTAGTATTTTTGAAGGGTTTGTGCTTTGTGACgaatcaaaattatttaaaaaaatagcttATGTAAATTGATGCTAAGTTGCCAACTAGTTTGTAAATTGAAAGTAGACCAGAGCTTATTCATACTCGGAAGTCGGCACTTTAAAATTGCAAAGAgatgaacttttataaaagaatcAGTACAATGATATCAATTTAATTCTTAAGAGAAGGACCATTTGTagcattaaaaaaatagaaaatacatCCACTGGAGCAGTAaaaaaagaacaagaaataAAAACTACAATTCCCTTCTCAGAATCATGCACTTGGAGGCTTATATAACTTCTCCACCACTTTTCTATATTCTGCaacattaataaacaaaacaatatttAGATCATTGCAAAATACTAAAACAAGAGTTTTATAGTGAAAGTAAACTTGTACCTTCTTGATCACACCATAATTGAGCTGCTTGAGTGTTTAGAGGTGAGCTTATATTTGGTTCTGCACATAACACAAAACAAGAATCATATTCCCATTCCGTTTGAACCAAATCGAACTTACAAGGAGTTGAGTTTTCGGTTCATCTAAATCAAAACTTAACTAATTCAAAAACGAGCcgtacatttttttataatatcaaaccaaaccaaaccaaaccagtTCGATTCGGTATTTTCGAACTCATGTTTGTGGGGAAAAAGTTGTCAGTTGTTACCTCCAAGTAGACTCTGGATGGATAAGAGTATTGTTCTGACATCATAAGCTGATGACCATTTATCCTACAAATTTAAATCAACTCAATGATTACACAAAATTATAGGCAACAGCATGGACAAATAAAGGGTATTTTACAGTGCTACTAACTTGATGAATTACCTGAAGAATGTCTAAGCAAATGTTGCCATAAACATCAACATTAGGATGGAAGCAACTGGTTTCAAATTTAACCTTTGGAGATTTGAAAGGGTAATCATTTGGGAACGACAGAGATAATCTGTATTCAGTCCCTTCAAAAACTGTCTCTTTGCTTCCTGTAATTGTTCCTTTCCAGCAGAATATGTTGTCTTCCTCCGGAAACGCAGAAATTCCAGATTCCCCACTCATCTGTGcattttaattcaaattaacATCACTAAAACCTAGAACAAGCTTTTCACTAGGGGTCAgtagaaaccgaaccaaaatttgtTGTGTGGTTCAGTTATTCGGTGAAAACTCTTTGGTAGAGTTTCTAGGTTaggtaaagttttgtatttGGCTTGCGTCTAGTTTGGGCATTTTTAAAACCAACAAATACCGTGAAAAACCGATTACACCGAACTAAAACATAAAGtacaaatattaatatatttatatatatttttttggtctttattttctataattgttgatatataaattaataaattttatacaacatataaatatattaaaaaacatatatggAAGTTATATTAGAcactaatatttaatattaaaacaatttggttttaaccgaaccgtaTGAAATTGAACTTTATGGTTCAGCACTGTTCGgttcaaaatattttcaaactttGGTTGGTCGGTTTTGCTCGGTTCccaaccgaaccaaaccgaccaCTACTCCTAGTTCTTCACCAAccaaaattaattcaattttacaAAAGGGGGAGTAATTAAAAAGGGGGAATAATTACACTTACCATCAATGCCATTAATTCAGACTGTAACCTGTTATTCAGACATTTTATACAAAAAGTCagtcaaatattcaaaaataatcaaCAGAATGAAATCAGACATAAGTGTAGAATTTACCGTTTAAGCACGGATTGAGTATCAACGGACTTAGCCACGGGGACAGACTGTTTCGATGCGTTCCCTGCCGGAGTAGGAGCGGTCACCGGAGTGTTGCCTTGGTACTCATTAATTGCCGCCATTGTTTCTTTGAAAATCGAATCTAATTCTTTGATTTGAATTAAAGGGAAAAAGTAATGAAATCAATTAAAAGAGGAAGAGGAAACTCTGAGAATTGCTTTGGTTTGGTCgtttctctcttctctcttgAATTTGTGTGATTGAAAATTTTAGGGTTTCTGTTGGGCTTATAAAAAGAAGGAATTTGGTTAGGATTCAAAAAGATTTTAGAACGTTATAATGAATGAACAGAtggtttaattttctttttcagacGGCGATCTCCAACGGCTAGTTTATGCTAACATACGCGtgactattattttttaataactatATACATTAGTTGTCATGAACTCAAGATTTTAGCAATAGATACAAATAAACCCTTGAACTTTTGGAATAAGAGTATTTgtgctttttaattttaattcggTTCAATCCGGCTCTCAAACTTATTAAACATTAGAGTTATTTTTGTACTTTATCTCTTTAGAAAGTTAGATAAATtcctttaaaatttgaaatgtgcATCTAATATTAATTTCAGGTTATCTAATTCAgattaaatcatttttttcttttactctCTATTTATGAAGCACTAAATTTTTTTTGGAATATCATATCTAGGATGACACATTGGGAATACGGTGAGGGCACGTACCCGACACGGAAAGTTACGTGTTCCAACACTTTTTACCGCTGAAATAGCGGGGACACTTAGAAAACACATTAGAAACACCTCGAAAATATTTGACTGACATTTTTGGTCAATTTAAAATCGTTCTTTTGGTATGCGTTTTTCTTTTTACAAGAATCTTATATAAATGAGCCCAAATCCATATATAATTAGACAATAAGTTAATGTAAACtgtatttctaattttataaagaaaatggttaattttatataaaatcactacttttatacgttttttttatttaatcacgtcctttaaaagtaacaaataaaatcaccacctttcattttttgcaaATTCATCATAAATGTGAAAACTCTGTGTATCTTTGTTGACTCGACAGCCAGAATCAGCAAGAAAAGAGTAAGATGAAGgtattttttgtgttaattagcGTATTAGTcagattataatatttatttgcaAGAAAAAAGATACCAGATTTTCTCATTTGtaataaatttgcaaaaaaataaaaggagatGATTttgtttgacattttttaaaatacgtgattaaaatataaaaatgtataaaaatagtgatattatatgaaattaaccaaaaaaaatagaTAGAAGTGGTCTTAACACAAAACATAAACAACAGCCTCAATGTAGACACAGCAACCAGAAGCCTTGACATAAAATAGCAACCTCAACTCACTTATTGTCATGAATTTTTCTTCTCAAATGTCGAAATTTGTTATGACATtgttttttgagaaaattacaaaactatacaaaaaaaggaagaaaataacaacaatgctaaatttgctgaaatattacatgagcacctcaaaaaattgaaactttacatttaataccttCCCAATGAGAATGCAACACATGGCAcacacaaaacaaataaaaaaaaaggtcaaaaacgcgt is part of the Mercurialis annua linkage group LG3, ddMerAnnu1.2, whole genome shotgun sequence genome and encodes:
- the LOC126672000 gene encoding hexokinase-3 — protein: MGKVVVGVAVGVAVAACAVAGVVVGRRVRSRRKWRRVVGVLSELEESCETTIGRLRQVVDAMAVEMHAGLASEGGSKLKMLLTFVDHLPTGSEIGTYYALDLGGTNFRVLRLQLGGERSLILSKDVESQPVPQHLMTSPSEDLFDYIASTLKQFTEKEENVSEFSALRRRELGFTFSFPVKQMSIRSGILIKWTKGYHVEDMVGREVVERLQAGLTRNGLDMQVAVLVNDTVGTLALGHYHDADTVAAVIIGTGTNACYLERADAIIKCQGLVTASGVMAVNMEWGNFWSSHLPRTTYDIDLDAESPNPYDQGFEKMISGMYLGDIVRRVILRMAQESDIFGPPSSRLSTPFILKTPLMAKMHDDDSPDLKEVADILKETFGISEAPLKVRKLVVRICDVVTRRAARLAAAGIVGILKKIGRDGTGGITSGRGGRSDIKMRRTVVAIEGGLYTSYTMFREYLHEAFNELLGEEVAQHVILKATEDGSGIGAALLAASYSSYTVDRVHQP
- the LOC126672001 gene encoding uncharacterized protein LOC126672001, whose product is MATENKPKPDSKKRKQFLPHNKPVKKKGSYPLHPGVQGFFITCDGGRERQASHEAINVIDSFYEELVYSKDSTSVKLNELPNKPLNKKINFVYSDDEEEDDDNCVEGKPEEKEKEDEKEDKVEKNSSEAHPANDAENDKPTDEKSDSPILEKTCHKSQTEESTNDVEVGAKDGEHRINEAEEPSAKKQCVELSVSKNVVHEKVEKKSIDRLIEEELKELGDKSKRRFVSLDSGCNGVVFVQMRKSENDPSPTEIVHHMMTSTASTKKHMSRFLLRVLPVEVSCYPSEEEISKAMGAIVEKHFPADTQNPQKFAVLYGARANTGIDKMKIINAVAKSIPLPHKVDLTNPGKSIIVEIVKTVCLIGVVEKYKELGKYNLRQLTLPK
- the LOC126672002 gene encoding ubiquitin-conjugating enzyme E2 20, which produces MAAINEYQGNTPVTAPTPAGNASKQSVPVAKSVDTQSVLKRLQSELMALMMSGESGISAFPEEDNIFCWKGTITGSKETVFEGTEYRLSLSFPNDYPFKSPKVKFETSCFHPNVDVYGNICLDILQDKWSSAYDVRTILLSIQSLLGEPNISSPLNTQAAQLWCDQEEYRKVVEKLYKPPSA